The following coding sequences lie in one Anoplolepis gracilipes chromosome 4, ASM4749672v1, whole genome shotgun sequence genomic window:
- the LOC140665078 gene encoding uncharacterized protein, which yields MYVSSINSFRASWLLLCLINPLYSIAEKLHTVPYEINNTVYQSEPVFSEKHIQSNVSKLPQYIYHRNHQSNSVQSEISKDMYPEAYVKENMTKFMPEYRDTGKSDEEIMRKINVLDKLLSEDTDKLDDVELKNTVENSIIAETNISEETKRVVRQVRKYRPGFFYTLARLAFETVNDTRSAIQQINDFIGQSFEPDTTAKPVSSNTLQVNDTTTVGTPSNDQNDLSSNLGTVNATTMSTTTMSSTDAPFKFTRNSFQELISRNWRGLLRLFNIEWRDALNQSDISVKEFQKNLGNQIGIFLQDNPKAL from the exons atgtaCGTATCATCAATCAATTCCTTTAGAGCCAGTTGGCTGCTTCTGTGTTTGATTAATCCGCTTTACAGCATAGCTGAGAAATTACACACGGTTCCTTATGAAATCAACAACACCGTGTATCAATCGGAGCCagttttttctgaaaaacatATTCAGTCTAATGTATCAAAACTTCCACAGTACATTTATCATCGTAATCATCAATCTAATTCAGTACAATCTGAGATTTCAAAGGACATGTATCCAGAAGCCTATGTAAAggaaaatatgacaaaatttaTGCCGGAATATCgg GACACCGGAAAAAGCGACGAAGAGATAATGCGGAAGATAAATGTACTGGATAAACTGTTGTCCGAAGATACCGACAAACTTGATGACGTCGAGTTGAAGAATACGGTCGAGAACAGCATTATCGCGGAAACGAATATCTCTGAAGAAACCAAAAGGGTTGTTAGACAAGTTCGCAAGTATCGGCCAGGATTCTTCTATACTTTAGCGAGACTCGCTTTTGAg ACGGTCAACGATACGCGATCAGCGATTCAACAAATTAACGATTTTATTGGCCAAAGTTTCGAACCAGATACAACCGCTAAACCAGTCAGCAGTAACACATTGCAAGTAAATGATACGACGACGGTCGGTACGCCGTCGAATGATCAAAATGATTTGTCCAGTAACTTGGGCACTGTTAACGCAACGACAATGTCGACGACAACCATGAGCTCAACTGATGCACCTTTCAAATTCACAAGAAATAGTTTTCAAGAATTAATATCAAGAAATTGGCGTGGGTTATTGAGACTCTTTAATATCGAGTGGCGAGATGCTCTGAAT cAATCAGACATATCTGTAAAAGAGTTTCAAAAGAATCTTGGAAATCAGATAGGCATTTTCTTGCAAGATAATCCAAAagctttataa
- the LOC140665185 gene encoding uncharacterized protein isoform X1 yields the protein MRVVCTFCGLFLAIAVVNCSPIVKRDAEELSQDDLSPLNEVYVIEDEDVDDKGRDKRKIGLTLGIKNGILNFVFGKVDSLLDSKTKALEALDEANKAKNAIYGIDPSKSRTTEFISGLVSKKIQAASGSIGPIINSASTLFSGASAGLTNAVVSKFAPLSSLSGGVTGGSGDAAGGSGTSGGGSALLGTLLTNGIGILTSLSQTSGNLGGLSGGLSGGGQTTSGASNTSSGSAGVGAFANLAGKVPITTTTDDTPIFDRNRVSLEIPSRAFGTGFSLVTNISKVLNNVILNSARRTQTFLELFKPFFRGSFAIKGLPSDNSR from the exons ATGCGGGTAGTCTGCACATTTTGCGGACTGTTCTTGGCCATTGCCGTTGTCAATTGCAGTCCTATTGTCAAGAGAGATGCGGAAGAACTATCCCAGGATGATCTCAGTCCATTGAACGAA GTCTACGTAATCGAAGACGAAGACGTCGATGACAAAGGTAGAGATAAGAGAAAGATTGGTCTCACGCTTGGGATAAAGAATGGCATCCTCAACTTCGTGTTCGGC aaaGTAGACTCTTTACTGGACTCAAAGACAAAAGCACTCGAAGCTCTCGACGAAGCCAACAAGGCGAAAAACGCTATTTACGGAATCGATCCTAGCAAATCGCGCACAACAGAGTTCATCAGTGGTTTAGTGTCCAAGAAAATTCAGGCCGCGTCAGGCAGCATAGGACCAATTATAAACAGTGCATCGACGCTCTTCTCGGGCGCTTCAGCTGGTTTGACGAACGCAGTTGTCTCGAAATTCGCGCCATTAAGTTCGCTTTCCGGTGGTGTTACCGGTGGAAGTGGAGATGCAGCAG gagGTAGCGGAACGAGTGGTGGAGGTTCGGCTCTTCTCGGGACTCTCCTGACCAATGGAATCGGAATTTTGACGAGTTTAAGCCAAACTAGTGGCAATTTAGGCGGTTTAAGCGGTGGTCTCAGTGGAGGAGGCCAGACTACTTCCGGCGCAAGCAATACGAGCTCTGGCAGCGCTGGAGTCGGAGCTTTCGCCAATTTGGCAGGG AAGGTGCCTATTACTACCACCACGGATGATACGCCCATTTTCGATAGAAATAGGGTGTCTTTGGAAATACCATCAAGAGCATTCGGCACTGGTTTCAGCCTAGTAACTAATATTAGCAAAGTCCTGAACAATGTAATTCTA AACTCGGCTCGCCGAACACAGACGTTCCTAGAGCTCTTCAAGCCCTTCTTCCGTGGTTCTTTCGCTATAAAGGGTTTACCATCGGATAACTCGCGCTAA
- the LOC140665185 gene encoding uncharacterized protein isoform X2: MRVVCTFCGLFLAIAVVNCSPIVKRDAEELSQDDLSPLNEVYVIEDEDVDDKGRDKRKIGLTLGIKNGILNFVFGKVDSLLDSKTKALEALDEANKAKNAIYGIDPSKSRTTEFISGLVSKKIQAASGSIGPIINSASTLFSGASAGLTNAVVSKFAPLSSLSGGVTGGSGDAAGGSGTSGGGSALLGTLLTNGIGILTSLSQTSGNLGGLSGGLSGGGQTTSGASNTSSGSAGVGAFANLAGYDYTPPQAA, translated from the exons ATGCGGGTAGTCTGCACATTTTGCGGACTGTTCTTGGCCATTGCCGTTGTCAATTGCAGTCCTATTGTCAAGAGAGATGCGGAAGAACTATCCCAGGATGATCTCAGTCCATTGAACGAA GTCTACGTAATCGAAGACGAAGACGTCGATGACAAAGGTAGAGATAAGAGAAAGATTGGTCTCACGCTTGGGATAAAGAATGGCATCCTCAACTTCGTGTTCGGC aaaGTAGACTCTTTACTGGACTCAAAGACAAAAGCACTCGAAGCTCTCGACGAAGCCAACAAGGCGAAAAACGCTATTTACGGAATCGATCCTAGCAAATCGCGCACAACAGAGTTCATCAGTGGTTTAGTGTCCAAGAAAATTCAGGCCGCGTCAGGCAGCATAGGACCAATTATAAACAGTGCATCGACGCTCTTCTCGGGCGCTTCAGCTGGTTTGACGAACGCAGTTGTCTCGAAATTCGCGCCATTAAGTTCGCTTTCCGGTGGTGTTACCGGTGGAAGTGGAGATGCAGCAG gagGTAGCGGAACGAGTGGTGGAGGTTCGGCTCTTCTCGGGACTCTCCTGACCAATGGAATCGGAATTTTGACGAGTTTAAGCCAAACTAGTGGCAATTTAGGCGGTTTAAGCGGTGGTCTCAGTGGAGGAGGCCAGACTACTTCCGGCGCAAGCAATACGAGCTCTGGCAGCGCTGGAGTCGGAGCTTTCGCCAATTTGGCAGGG TACGATTACACACCTCCGCAAGCGGCTTAA
- the LOC140664515 gene encoding uncharacterized protein codes for MLFVLSWILSRSNCILILIMSDLAISAPFRSRKRSPNEQGFSASPRVLEIQLPLKIASKQDLVAWSKYVMSLVASKINFVPTNLKDTLSSDKRVSFVDNSAIKSKEMTKKAPFSEKRQGFNYPARRLKGPHMSKGDEKVMAYPLSLGGMKTTTPTPQNSFNFPSSDINGPNNFANFNPNFDNLFQQSEVDTFGNFNILAQRPPAATYLPISRTFDNEFGQTLPITVNDELTATNLSRLGEPLLTFPFQAVITINSQLPATTAVLNTQPKDYFAFRRDPLHEFQQFEKDFEKNYTLTNESGQVNVVFNDLDTNEEKEQEDRQKKKNEKKTKSARKQNLNSQNNNRQPSILGDLLRMLGILKKLPKNTTEITVATPVLSILKGTNSQKIQVTFDDEIPPNQERQNETNNQAQELNDDDDDDDEDEDEEEGGSIQALIDLLPLAAPLLEDLSDPESDTNVIEVLQAAIPLLEELSDPEQDGIDIPAVFLPLSQKLSEGPEGEGSDSGAILGPLITLIAPLIGPLLGPLIGPLSRASSGPGGKQGSASLITAIAGPLSEPQGPYGQSVLSNLIATITAKLSKELAASADESDVKSLVSSLVSGVLAGASAGSSGQKSHRGHKDTYYAPTTYGSYGNTYDSYQPMPNGGGGGGGGGGGNEINDILKEVLGAFLKLSATSSTSSANLSGTSSSGSAGLSASSSEGSSKEPPQTPAYGPPTNAPYEQPPPSMRPPAYNPPASSPYETFTRRRTGQQIRKKF; via the exons ATGCTTTTCGTATTATCATGGATACTGTCCCGTTCAAACTGCATTCTAATTTTGATAATGTCCGATCTCGCAATTTCGGCGCCTTTCAGGTCTCGAAAGCGTTCGCCAAACGAACAAGGGTTCTCGGCATCCCCGAGAGTTCTAGAGATCCAGTTACCGCTCAAGATTGCTTCGAAACAAGATTTAGTAGCTTGGTCTAAATATGTTATGAGTTTGGTAGCATCTAAGATAAATTTCGTACCGACTAACTTGAAAGACACGCTATCAAGCGATAAACGAGTGTCCTTTGTGGACAACTCGGCTATCAAGTCGAAAGAGATGACGAAGAAGGCGCCTTTCAGTGAGAAACGACAAGGCTTTAACTATCCAGCGCGAAGACTCAAAGGACCTCATATGTCAAAAGGGGATGAAAAAGTGATGGCTTATCCATTGTCTTTAGGAGGGATGAAAACGACTACACCCACTCCGCAGAACTCTTTCAACTTTCCTTCTTCAGATATCAATGGGCCGAATAATTTCGCGAATTTCAACCCAAATTTTGACAATCTCTTTCAACAAAGTGAAGTCGATACCTTTGGAAATTTCAATATCCTGGCACAGCGGCCGCCGGCCGCCACGTATCTTCCGATATCTAGAACCTTCGACAACGAGTTCGGACAGACGCTACCGATCACCGTAAACGATGAATTGACGGCCACGAATCTGTCACGTTTAGGTGAACCCCTGTTAACCTTTCCATTTCAAGCGGTGATAACGATCAATAGCCAGCTTCCAGCAACTACAGCAGTCTTAAATACCCAGCCGAAGGATTATTTCGCGTTTCGCAGAGATCCCCTTCATGAGTTTCAGCAGTTTGAAAaagatttcgaaaaaaattacacactcaCAAACGAATCTGGACAAGTCAATGTTGTTTTTAATGATTTGGACACAAAT gaagaaaaggagCAAGAAGAcagacagaaaaagaaaaatgagaaaaaaacgaAAAGTGCGAGGAAGCAGAATTTGAATTCGCAAAACAATAATCGACAGCCATCCATACTCGGCGATTTATTGAGAATGTtgggaattttaaaaaaactaccGAAGAATACTACCGAAATTACTGTCGCGACGCCTGTACTCTCTATCTTGAAAGGTACAAACTCGCAGAAGATACAAGTGACCTTCGACGACGAG ATACCGCCTAATCAAGAAAGGCAAAATGAAACGAACAATCAAGCGCAGGAACTGAAC gatgacgatgacgatgacgacgaggacgaagacgaagaagaGGGCGGATCTATACAAGCTCTGATCGATTTATTACCATTAGCTGCGCCGCTTCTCGAAGATCTTAGTGAT CCAGAGTCCGATACCAACGTAATAGAAGTGCTTCAAGCCGCGATTCCTCTTCTCGAGGAACTCTCTGAT CCAGAGCAAGATGGAATTGATATTCCTGCAGTTTTCCTGCCACTTTCCCAAAAACTTAGCGAG GGCCCGGAAGGGGAAGGTAGCGACTCTGGTGCCATTCTAGGACCTCTGATTACACTGATAGCACCGCTCATCGGACCTCTTTTAGGTCCTCTGATCGGTCCGTTGAGTCGTGCCAGTAGTGgt ccCGGTGGTAAACAGGGATCGGCATCTTTAATTACAGCAATTGCTGGCCCTTTAAGCGAG CCGCAGGGACCATATGGACAATCAGTATTATCGAACCTTATCGCCACTATCACCGCTAAACTGAGTAAA gAACTTGCCGCTTCAGCAGATGAGTCAGACGTGAAATCTCTAGTAAGTTCGCTTGTGTCAGGTGTGCTTGCTGGTGCTAGCGCTGGTTCTAGCGGACAAAAGAGTCATAGAGGTCATaaagacacatattacgcCCCTACAACTTATGGCAGTTATGGTAACACCTACGACAGTTATCAACCC atGCCTAACGGAGGTGGAGGTGGAGGTGGGGGTGGGGGTGGGAACGAGATTAACGATATCTTAAAGGAAGTTCTCGGCGCTTTCTTAAAACTGTCGGCCACGTCGTCAACCTCTAGCGCAAATCTGTCTGGCACATCGTCGAGCGGTAGCGCTGGTCTATCAGCCAGTTCATCGGAAGGTTCGTCTAAGGAGCCTCCTCAAACCCCTGCATACGGTCCACCGACAAATGCACCCTACGAACAACCGCCGCCGTCCATGAGGCCTCCTGCCTATAATCCACCTGCGAGTTCTCCTTATGAAACGTTCACGCGAAGGCGAACCGGACAgcaaataagaaagaaattttaa